From a single Deinococcota bacterium genomic region:
- a CDS encoding sugar ABC transporter permease — translation MLLAFSLWPLLAVFRYAFWDWSGLSAPAYVGLGNFRRLLGDRALWESFRVTLVFAALTLPLFVGLSYTIATAIQGLRLERF, via the coding sequence GTGCTCCTGGCCTTCAGCCTGTGGCCGCTCCTGGCGGTCTTTCGCTACGCCTTCTGGGACTGGTCGGGCCTGTCCGCGCCCGCTTACGTCGGCCTGGGCAACTTCCGCAGGCTGCTTGGAGACCGCGCGCTTTGGGAATCGTTCCGTGTCACCCTGGTCTTTGCCGCGCTGACCCTGCCGCTCTTTGTCGGCCTCTCCTACACCATCGCCACGGCCATCCAAGGCTTGCGCCTCGAGCGCTTC
- a CDS encoding nuclear transport factor 2 family protein, translating into MPSSVAQRFMDALQEIEKSGEVDALVSLFSEDASLRRMAQDDGYRGKEEATAFWCEYLSVFGEVRTTFNNTIENGGHAVLEWTSEGSFPTGKGLRYEGVSILELAGDKVTGFRTYYDSAAFVEDGAKD; encoded by the coding sequence ATGCCTAGCAGTGTGGCGCAGCGCTTCATGGACGCGTTGCAGGAGATCGAAAAGAGCGGCGAGGTGGACGCGCTCGTCAGCCTCTTCAGTGAGGACGCCTCGCTGAGGCGCATGGCGCAAGACGACGGCTACCGGGGCAAGGAGGAGGCGACCGCCTTCTGGTGCGAGTACCTGTCGGTCTTTGGCGAGGTGAGGACCACCTTCAACAACACCATCGAGAATGGCGGCCACGCCGTCCTCGAGTGGACCTCTGAGGGCAGCTTTCCCACCGGCAAAGGGTTGCGCTACGAGGGCGTGAGCATCCTCGAGCTAGCGGGCGACAAGGTCACGGGCTTTCGCACCTACTACGACTCGGCGGCCTTTGTCGAGGACGGCGCCAAGGATTAG
- a CDS encoding RNA methyltransferase, with protein sequence MPPRLTIDSPQNPRVKALVKLRERRARERQGRFVVEGAREVKRALEAAVPLRELYICPSFLGPEGRELLSRVSPALEVLELSQAAFKKASQREHPDGVLAVARARELSLAALELGDDALVLVLDGLEKPGNLGALLRTADGAGVAAVFATGAGTDFYNPNVIRASMGSVFSLPALPVDGPALLGWLGARGYRIVAASPQAALSYWQERYLGRVAIVLGTEHQGLSEGWETAAHGRVKVPMRGAADSLNVATAGALLVYEALRQRLQASSD encoded by the coding sequence GTGCCGCCGCGCCTCACCATCGACAGCCCCCAAAACCCCCGCGTCAAGGCGCTGGTCAAGCTGAGAGAGCGCCGGGCTCGCGAACGCCAGGGCCGCTTCGTCGTCGAGGGCGCGCGGGAGGTGAAGCGGGCGCTCGAGGCCGCTGTCCCCTTGCGGGAGCTCTATATCTGCCCCAGCTTTTTGGGACCCGAGGGCAGAGAGCTCTTGAGCCGGGTCTCCCCTGCCCTGGAGGTGCTCGAGCTCTCCCAGGCGGCCTTTAAAAAGGCCAGCCAGCGCGAGCATCCCGACGGCGTCCTGGCGGTGGCGCGGGCGCGAGAGCTGAGCCTAGCGGCGCTCGAGCTCGGCGACGACGCCTTGGTGCTGGTGCTCGACGGCCTGGAAAAGCCCGGCAACCTGGGCGCGCTCCTAAGAACCGCCGACGGCGCGGGTGTGGCGGCGGTCTTCGCCACCGGCGCGGGTACGGACTTTTACAACCCCAACGTGATCCGCGCCAGCATGGGCAGCGTCTTCAGCCTGCCGGCGCTGCCAGTGGACGGTCCCGCGCTCCTGGGGTGGCTGGGGGCGCGGGGCTATCGCATCGTCGCCGCCTCGCCGCAGGCGGCGCTGAGCTACTGGCAGGAGCGCTATCTGGGCCGGGTCGCCATCGTCCTCGGCACCGAGCACCAGGGCCTGTCCGAAGGCTGGGAGACGGCGGCGCACGGCCGCGTCAAGGTTCCCATGCGCGGCGCCGCCGACAGCCTCAACGTGGCGACCGCCGGGGCGCTGCTCGTCTACGAGGCGCTGCGCCAGCGCCTCCAGGCCTCATCCGATTAA
- a CDS encoding iron-sulfur cluster assembly protein, translated as MVDLVEVSPSVYADQVKHALETVVDPERRRSIIELGLVSSVKVTGQQVTVTLVQPAGRPLSSYLLYSVRRAVSAFPAVRSVEVKITDPPAKAKLQEPHRLHL; from the coding sequence ATGGTGGATTTGGTAGAGGTCAGCCCTTCGGTATACGCGGACCAGGTCAAGCACGCCCTCGAGACGGTCGTCGACCCCGAGCGCAGGCGCAGCATCATCGAACTGGGCCTGGTGTCGTCAGTGAAGGTTACCGGTCAGCAGGTCACGGTCACGCTGGTGCAGCCCGCGGGCCGGCCGCTCAGTTCCTACCTGCTCTACTCGGTAAGGCGCGCCGTTTCAGCCTTCCCGGCTGTGCGCAGCGTCGAGGTCAAGATCACCGATCCGCCCGCCAAAGCCAAACTTCAGGAGCCGCACCGGCTTCACCTCTAA
- a CDS encoding ABC transporter ATP-binding protein/permease yields the protein MTIPLRRYGTLLLYYLRPQWPKALLLAVLLLGSIGLQLLVPQILRFFIDTATSGGELRPLTVAALVFLAVGVGYQLLSAWATYVGADVGWTATNRMRADLALHCLRLDMAFHNARTPGELIERIDGDITALSTFFSVFTVRVFGSALLLVGILVLLWLENPLVGAALTAFALLVSVALGRSRELAVPATRSERESSARLFGFIEERLSGLGDIRANGGGLYTMRRFAEVTRDYFFRGRRAWMMRSLIWLLTMGLFTAGYLLTLSLGVHLYLAGAVTLGTSYLFFQYMMMLEAPIEQITQQLQELQKAAASIARVDELLRTPRSVEEGTRALPGGSLAVSFAGVSFAYGDENVLGNVSFRLAPGSVLGLLGRTGSGKSTLTRLLFRLYDPTAGAVRVGGVDLREASLESLRQRVGMVTQEVQLFHASLRDNLTFFDPKVSDARILAVLDDLGLRSWLDGLPDGLGTPLSAGGGGLSAGESQLLAFARVFLRDPGLVILDEPSSRLDPATERLLERATRKLLAGRTAIIIAHRLATVARADEIMVMAGGRVLEHGPRERLARDRRSYFHRLLHAQTEPPQAELLQAKLQTEPRKELA from the coding sequence ATGACCATCCCCTTGAGACGCTACGGCACCCTGCTCCTTTACTATTTGAGGCCCCAGTGGCCCAAGGCGCTCTTGCTGGCCGTCCTGCTCCTCGGCAGCATCGGCCTCCAGCTCCTGGTGCCGCAGATCCTGCGCTTTTTCATCGACACCGCCACGAGCGGCGGCGAGTTGCGCCCCCTCACGGTCGCGGCCCTGGTCTTCCTGGCGGTCGGCGTCGGCTACCAGTTGCTCAGCGCCTGGGCGACCTATGTCGGAGCCGACGTGGGCTGGACGGCCACCAACCGCATGCGCGCCGACCTAGCGCTGCACTGCCTGAGGCTCGACATGGCCTTTCACAACGCCCGCACCCCCGGCGAGCTTATCGAGCGCATCGACGGCGACATCACCGCCCTGTCGACCTTCTTCTCGGTCTTCACCGTGCGCGTCTTCGGCAGCGCGCTCCTCCTGGTGGGCATCTTGGTCTTGCTCTGGCTCGAGAACCCGCTCGTCGGCGCGGCCCTGACGGCCTTTGCGCTGCTGGTGTCGGTGGCCCTCGGTCGCAGCCGCGAGCTGGCGGTGCCTGCGACCAGGAGCGAGCGCGAGTCGAGCGCCCGGCTCTTCGGCTTTATCGAGGAGCGTCTCTCGGGCCTGGGCGACATCCGCGCGAACGGCGGCGGCCTCTACACCATGCGCCGCTTCGCCGAGGTGACCCGCGACTACTTTTTCCGGGGGCGGCGCGCCTGGATGATGCGCTCGCTCATCTGGCTCCTCACCATGGGCCTCTTCACCGCCGGCTACCTTCTGACGCTGTCCCTGGGCGTCCATCTCTACCTGGCGGGCGCGGTCACGCTCGGCACGAGCTACCTCTTCTTCCAGTACATGATGATGCTCGAGGCCCCCATCGAGCAGATCACCCAGCAGCTGCAGGAGTTGCAGAAGGCCGCGGCCAGCATCGCCCGCGTCGACGAGCTCCTGCGCACGCCCAGGAGCGTCGAGGAGGGAACGCGGGCGCTGCCCGGCGGCTCGCTCGCGGTGAGCTTCGCGGGCGTCAGCTTCGCCTACGGCGACGAGAACGTCTTGGGGAACGTGTCGTTCAGGCTGGCGCCGGGCAGCGTCCTGGGCCTCTTGGGCCGCACCGGCAGCGGCAAGAGCACCCTGACGCGGCTGCTCTTTCGCCTCTACGATCCGACCGCGGGCGCGGTGCGGGTCGGCGGCGTGGACCTGCGGGAGGCCAGCCTGGAGAGCCTGCGCCAGCGGGTCGGCATGGTCACGCAGGAGGTCCAGCTCTTTCACGCCTCCTTGCGCGACAACCTGACCTTCTTCGATCCCAAGGTCTCCGACGCGCGCATCCTCGCGGTGCTGGACGACCTGGGCCTGCGCTCCTGGCTGGACGGCCTGCCGGACGGCTTGGGCACCCCACTCTCCGCGGGCGGGGGCGGCCTGTCGGCGGGCGAGTCGCAGCTCCTGGCCTTTGCCCGGGTCTTTCTGAGAGACCCCGGCCTGGTCATCTTGGACGAGCCCTCCTCGCGCCTCGACCCGGCCACCGAGCGGCTTTTGGAGAGGGCCACCCGCAAGCTCTTGGCGGGCCGCACCGCCATCATCATCGCCCACCGCTTGGCTACCGTGGCCCGCGCCGACGAGATCATGGTGATGGCGGGCGGCCGCGTGCTCGAGCACGGCCCGCGCGAGCGGCTCGCCCGCGACAGGCGTTCGTACTTCCACCGGCTCCTGCACGCGCAGACCGAACCCCCACAGGCCGAACTCCTACAGGCCAAACTCCAGACTGAACCGAGAAAGGAACTGGCATGA
- a CDS encoding glycerol-3-phosphate acyltransferase, whose protein sequence is MDALLVLLAYLVGSVSVGVLVSRYHGEDIRARDLPGTSGMFRQYGPVWGFAVLLLDMVKGALAAWIASALGAAPWVLPLAALAVVAGHIYPVLFGFRGGGGLATSAGFLLYLYPLLTLATLALGVTIAGLYHLVYWGRRRRGVYPIPFASPFAYLFLLVMLRDDPVGLRAVALMTLVLGLRGLQLLRRPRLT, encoded by the coding sequence GTGGACGCCCTCCTCGTGCTGCTCGCCTATCTGGTCGGCTCGGTCAGCGTCGGCGTCCTGGTCAGCCGCTATCATGGCGAGGACATCCGCGCGCGCGACCTGCCGGGGACGTCGGGGATGTTCAGGCAGTACGGCCCGGTCTGGGGCTTTGCGGTGCTCCTGCTCGATATGGTCAAGGGCGCCCTCGCCGCCTGGATTGCGTCGGCTCTCGGCGCGGCCCCCTGGGTCTTGCCGCTGGCGGCTCTGGCGGTGGTGGCGGGGCACATCTACCCGGTCCTCTTCGGCTTTCGCGGCGGCGGCGGGCTGGCGACGAGCGCGGGTTTTCTGCTCTACCTCTACCCGCTGCTCACGCTGGCGACGCTGGCCCTGGGTGTGACCATCGCCGGGCTCTACCATCTCGTCTACTGGGGGCGCAGGAGGCGGGGCGTCTATCCTATCCCTTTCGCCTCGCCCTTTGCCTACCTCTTTCTCCTGGTGATGCTGAGAGACGACCCAGTCGGCCTCCGGGCGGTCGCCCTGATGACCTTGGTCCTCGGGCTGCGCGGCCTGCAACTCCTGCGCCGGCCTAGACTCACCTGA
- a CDS encoding peroxiredoxin yields MENLQKGDQAPAFTLDSNRGEQSLAGHRGEWLVLYFYPKDDTPGCTAEACDFRDLGPSMPAKVLGVSGDDVDSHNRFAEAYALNFPLLFDRDHRVARAYGAYGEKTTVGTMVGTKRAGVIRSTFIIGPTGEIEEAMYDVKAQGHGQKVADRLQELQAVYNT; encoded by the coding sequence ATGGAAAACTTACAAAAGGGCGATCAAGCCCCAGCCTTCACACTCGATTCGAACCGGGGCGAGCAGTCCCTGGCAGGCCACAGGGGCGAGTGGCTGGTGCTCTACTTCTACCCAAAGGACGACACCCCGGGCTGCACCGCCGAAGCTTGTGATTTCAGAGACCTCGGCCCAAGCATGCCGGCCAAGGTTCTAGGCGTTTCCGGTGACGACGTGGACTCCCACAACCGTTTTGCCGAAGCCTACGCCCTGAACTTCCCCCTGCTTTTCGATAGAGACCACCGGGTGGCCAGGGCTTACGGGGCTTACGGCGAGAAGACCACGGTCGGCACCATGGTCGGCACCAAGCGTGCGGGCGTCATCCGCTCCACGTTTATCATCGGCCCCACCGGTGAGATCGAAGAGGCCATGTACGACGTCAAAGCACAGGGTCATGGGCAGAAGGTGGCGGACAGGCTGCAAGAGTTGCAGGCGGTCTATAACACCTGA
- the rpiA gene encoding ribose-5-phosphate isomerase RpiA — MAAEEQKAQAAVKAVAHVRSGMTVGLGSGSTARHAILELGRRLAAGELRDVRGVPTSEASAALALAQAIPLVALGTAGVAVAIDGVDELTESCDAIKGLGGALTREKIVAARAGLFILIGDGSKLVNALGERAPLPVEVVRFGWRAAQADLSKLGCEVVLRLQDGAPFVTDNGHFILDCHFGDAMSAPLLAAEIPRVPGVIEHGLFLGMAHLAYLATATGVRELRR, encoded by the coding sequence ATGGCCGCCGAAGAGCAAAAGGCGCAGGCGGCCGTCAAGGCCGTGGCGCACGTAAGAAGCGGCATGACCGTCGGCCTCGGCAGCGGCAGCACCGCTAGGCACGCCATCCTCGAGCTCGGCCGGCGTCTCGCCGCGGGCGAGTTGAGGGACGTAAGGGGCGTGCCCACCTCCGAGGCGAGCGCGGCCTTGGCGCTCGCGCAGGCTATCCCGCTGGTGGCGTTGGGCACCGCGGGCGTGGCCGTCGCCATCGACGGCGTAGACGAGCTGACCGAGAGCTGCGACGCCATCAAGGGCTTGGGCGGCGCGCTCACCCGCGAAAAGATCGTCGCCGCCAGGGCCGGGCTCTTCATCCTCATCGGCGACGGCAGCAAGCTCGTGAACGCGCTCGGCGAGCGGGCGCCGCTGCCGGTCGAAGTCGTCCGCTTTGGCTGGCGTGCCGCTCAGGCCGACCTGAGCAAGCTGGGCTGCGAGGTCGTTCTCCGGCTGCAAGACGGTGCGCCCTTCGTCACCGACAACGGCCACTTCATCCTCGACTGCCACTTCGGCGACGCCATGTCGGCGCCGCTCTTGGCCGCCGAAATCCCCAGGGTTCCCGGCGTCATCGAGCACGGCCTCTTCCTGGGCATGGCCCATCTCGCCTACCTCGCCACCGCGACGGGCGTACGGGAACTGCGCCGGTGA
- a CDS encoding GNAT family N-acetyltransferase, giving the protein MSTTPKPTPSPSPSQTPEQLLIRPFTAADYHAFVALSNAVETEHPTTVAEARYRDESRDPKCRHARFVAELEGRMVGSAGYGQWASMYHPRKFGVGVQVHPEHRRQGVGAALYDRVSEALEPMDPVLLRAGAREDRPEAVRFLAARGFLEEDRAWESRLDPQAFDSAPYQGLERRLRAEGIVITTLAELMAEPGWQGKVFELDWQVSQDEPTPETLTKPDLEPWVEKEFGDPNLLPEAYLIAVAGGDYVGLSVLYNSGSGDGLYNGMTGVTRPYRRKGVALALKVRNLLWAKAKGHRLIKTWNNTTNRPMLSINERLGFAKQPADIGFKKVLQPLE; this is encoded by the coding sequence ATGAGCACGACCCCGAAACCGACCCCTTCACCAAGCCCTTCACAAACGCCCGAGCAGCTTCTCATTCGCCCTTTCACAGCCGCGGACTACCACGCCTTCGTCGCCCTCTCGAACGCCGTCGAGACCGAGCACCCGACGACCGTGGCGGAAGCGCGCTACCGCGACGAGAGCCGCGACCCCAAGTGCCGGCACGCGCGCTTCGTCGCCGAACTGGAGGGCCGCATGGTCGGCTCGGCGGGCTACGGCCAGTGGGCCAGCATGTACCACCCGCGGAAGTTCGGGGTAGGGGTGCAGGTGCATCCCGAGCACCGGCGCCAGGGCGTCGGCGCGGCGCTCTACGACCGCGTCAGCGAGGCGCTCGAGCCCATGGACCCCGTCCTCTTGCGCGCGGGCGCCCGCGAGGACCGGCCCGAGGCCGTGCGCTTTCTGGCGGCTCGAGGCTTTTTGGAGGAAGACCGCGCCTGGGAGTCGCGCTTGGACCCGCAAGCCTTCGACTCGGCGCCTTACCAGGGGCTCGAGCGCAGGCTGAGGGCCGAGGGTATCGTCATCACGACGCTCGCCGAGCTGATGGCCGAGCCCGGCTGGCAAGGCAAGGTCTTCGAGCTCGACTGGCAGGTCTCGCAGGACGAGCCCACGCCCGAAACCCTGACCAAGCCGGACCTGGAGCCCTGGGTCGAAAAGGAGTTCGGCGACCCCAACCTGCTGCCGGAGGCCTACCTCATCGCCGTGGCCGGCGGCGATTACGTCGGCCTGAGCGTCCTCTACAACTCCGGGAGCGGCGACGGGCTCTACAACGGCATGACCGGGGTGACCCGCCCCTACCGCCGCAAGGGCGTGGCGCTGGCGCTTAAAGTAAGAAACCTCCTCTGGGCCAAGGCGAAGGGACATCGCCTCATCAAGACCTGGAACAACACCACCAACCGGCCGATGCTGTCGATCAACGAGCGCCTGGGCTTCGCGAAGCAGCCCGCCGACATCGGCTTCAAGAAGGTCTTGCAGCCGCTCGAGTAA
- the acpS gene encoding holo-ACP synthase: MIIAVGLDIIELERIEKVWNLHRERFLERHYTPDEIAYCLKKGSPLASLAARFAAKEAFQKCWPESHGWRDVWVAMEGVKPRLQFSPLIQEQLSAKGQAAHLSLTHSRDYAGAMVVLEAP; encoded by the coding sequence ATGATAATCGCCGTCGGACTGGACATCATCGAGCTCGAGCGCATCGAAAAGGTCTGGAACCTGCACCGCGAGCGCTTCTTGGAGCGCCACTACACCCCTGACGAGATCGCCTACTGCCTCAAGAAGGGCTCGCCGCTGGCCTCCCTGGCGGCGCGCTTCGCCGCCAAGGAGGCCTTCCAGAAGTGCTGGCCCGAGTCGCACGGCTGGCGCGACGTGTGGGTAGCGATGGAGGGCGTCAAGCCCAGGCTGCAGTTTTCCCCGCTCATCCAGGAGCAGCTCAGCGCGAAGGGGCAGGCCGCCCACCTGAGCCTCACCCACTCCCGCGACTACGCCGGGGCGATGGTAGTCTTGGAAGCCCCTTAG
- a CDS encoding TCR/Tet family MFS transporter: MRRGRRAGMAFILATLFLDILGIGLVIPVLPELVTGFVGGDPTVAAFYYGPIAAVYAVMQFVFAPVLGSLSDRFGRRPVILLSLFGFGVNYLVLALAPTLLWLVVGRALAGVTGATITAGNAYIADISTDKNRAQNFGLVGAAFGLGFILGPAFGGILGALDPRLPFWAAAGLVFVNLLYGYFILPESLASESRRPFSWRRANPLASLLYLRAYPLVLGLAAATVLLSLAQRGLETVWVLYTNYSFGWLALENGLSLAAVGFSTALVQGGLVRVLIPRFGERRAIVLALVCSLAAYTLFGLATEGWMMYLVIVVFALGALAGPAIQSLVTGTVRADEQGRVQGSISSLVSLSSVVAPLMSTGLFGYFTSERAPVLLPGAPFYLSAVFVALALLLVFRLFGNAAPRGRMRREPAEGRGAR; encoded by the coding sequence ATGAGGCGAGGGCGAAGAGCGGGGATGGCCTTCATCCTGGCGACGCTGTTTTTGGACATCTTGGGCATCGGCCTGGTCATCCCTGTCCTGCCGGAGCTGGTTACCGGCTTCGTCGGCGGCGACCCGACGGTGGCCGCCTTCTATTACGGGCCGATCGCCGCCGTCTACGCGGTCATGCAGTTCGTCTTCGCGCCCGTCCTGGGTTCGCTCTCGGACCGCTTCGGGCGCCGGCCGGTCATCCTGCTCTCGCTCTTCGGCTTCGGCGTGAACTACCTCGTCCTAGCCTTGGCGCCGACGCTCCTCTGGCTCGTGGTCGGCCGCGCCCTGGCGGGCGTCACCGGGGCGACCATCACGGCGGGCAACGCCTACATCGCCGATATCTCCACCGATAAGAACCGGGCGCAGAACTTCGGCCTGGTGGGCGCGGCCTTTGGGCTCGGCTTTATCCTGGGCCCGGCCTTTGGTGGGATTTTGGGCGCGCTAGACCCCCGGCTGCCCTTCTGGGCGGCGGCAGGATTGGTGTTCGTCAACCTGCTCTACGGCTACTTCATCCTGCCCGAGTCGCTGGCGTCAGAGAGCCGCCGCCCCTTCTCCTGGCGCCGCGCCAACCCGCTCGCCAGCCTGCTTTACCTGCGCGCCTATCCCCTCGTCCTGGGTCTGGCGGCGGCGACCGTTCTCCTGTCGCTGGCGCAGCGCGGCCTGGAGACCGTGTGGGTGCTTTACACGAACTACTCGTTTGGCTGGCTGGCGCTCGAGAACGGCCTCTCGCTGGCGGCGGTGGGCTTCAGCACCGCACTCGTCCAGGGCGGGCTGGTGCGCGTGCTCATCCCCAGGTTCGGCGAGCGCCGCGCCATCGTCCTGGCGCTGGTGTGCTCCCTCGCCGCCTACACCCTCTTCGGCCTGGCGACCGAGGGCTGGATGATGTACCTGGTCATCGTGGTGTTCGCGCTCGGCGCCCTGGCCGGCCCCGCCATTCAGAGCCTGGTGACCGGCACCGTCCGCGCCGACGAGCAGGGGCGGGTGCAGGGGTCCATCTCTTCGCTGGTGAGCCTGAGCAGCGTCGTCGCGCCGCTCATGTCCACGGGACTCTTCGGCTACTTCACGAGCGAGAGGGCGCCCGTTCTCCTGCCGGGGGCGCCCTTCTACCTGAGCGCCGTGTTTGTCGCCCTGGCGCTCCTCTTGGTCTTCAGGCTCTTTGGCAATGCCGCGCCCCGCGGTCGGATGCGGCGTGAACCGGCGGAGGGCAGGGGCGCGCGCTGA
- a CDS encoding MFS transporter: MSSPRYLFLTGSLAFLSIGALQAVYGPAFPQLRQSFGVGAAQVGLVVSLHFAGAVIAILLLGMLLTRFGYHRILGVSGLFMTAGCAVMAAGASWEVLLLGAFVAGLGFGGLDIGLNVLFAQGFGERSAAALNLLNASFGLGAILGPLLVAAFLPLGFRGPLLVMALVSGLLTLLLFGVRPAAQPAGAGTQTSGLVSLLGFILLYFFYVGGEVGTASWQATHLAPSYGEANAALLTSLFWAALTVGRLLAAPLSLVLRPPTLVLGAAGLAFLSLLLSHSLELAPYAYTLTGLFLAPVFPTGLVWLRQTFPRRAAGATAIVVASASFGAVVFPPLIGVAVEFGGGALIPSSLAAVASVCLLSAALLWWFKR, from the coding sequence GTGAGTTCTCCCCGCTATCTCTTCCTGACCGGCTCGCTGGCCTTTTTGAGCATCGGGGCCTTGCAGGCCGTCTACGGCCCGGCCTTTCCTCAGCTGCGCCAGAGCTTCGGCGTGGGCGCCGCGCAGGTCGGGCTGGTGGTCAGCTTGCACTTCGCGGGCGCGGTCATCGCCATCTTGCTCCTGGGCATGCTTCTTACGCGCTTCGGCTACCACCGCATCCTGGGCGTTTCGGGCCTCTTCATGACGGCGGGCTGCGCCGTCATGGCGGCGGGAGCGAGCTGGGAGGTCCTGCTCCTCGGCGCCTTCGTCGCGGGCTTGGGCTTCGGCGGGCTGGACATCGGACTCAACGTGCTCTTCGCGCAGGGCTTCGGCGAGCGGAGCGCGGCGGCGCTCAACCTGCTGAACGCCAGCTTCGGCCTCGGCGCGATCCTGGGGCCGCTCTTGGTGGCGGCCTTTCTGCCCTTGGGCTTTCGCGGGCCGCTCCTGGTCATGGCTCTCGTCAGCGGGCTCTTGACGCTGCTCCTCTTCGGGGTGAGACCCGCCGCGCAGCCCGCCGGGGCGGGCACCCAGACCTCGGGGCTGGTGAGCCTCCTCGGTTTCATCCTGCTCTACTTCTTCTACGTGGGCGGTGAGGTGGGTACGGCCTCGTGGCAGGCGACGCACCTGGCGCCGAGCTACGGCGAGGCGAACGCCGCCCTGCTGACCTCGCTCTTCTGGGCGGCCCTGACGGTGGGCCGGCTCCTGGCCGCGCCGCTCAGCCTCGTCCTGCGCCCGCCCACGCTCGTCCTCGGCGCGGCCGGGCTGGCCTTCTTGAGCCTCTTGCTCAGTCACTCCCTCGAGCTGGCGCCCTACGCCTACACGCTGACCGGCCTCTTCCTGGCGCCCGTCTTTCCGACCGGGCTGGTGTGGTTGCGGCAGACCTTTCCGCGCCGGGCGGCGGGGGCGACCGCCATCGTGGTGGCGAGCGCCAGCTTCGGCGCGGTGGTCTTTCCGCCGCTCATAGGGGTCGCGGTCGAGTTCGGCGGGGGCGCCCTCATCCCCAGCAGCCTGGCGGCCGTCGCCTCGGTCTGCCTCCTCAGCGCCGCCCTGCTCTGGTGGTTCAAGCGCTGA